The DNA region AACTGGACGAGGACGACCTGGACCGCATCCGCAGGCATTACTGCAAGCTGGCGCACCAGGCCTACGGCAGCCTGTCCACGATCGAGCAGGACATCCGGGACATGCACAACGACGAGGGCGAGGACGACTCGGCCGACTGAACTCAGGCGGCGACGGGCGCGGTCATCGACATGGAGCGCCGATCGCGCGGCAGCCGGCTGACCAGGAATTCCATCTGGTCGGCCAGGATGTTGCGGTTGGACAGGATCAGGTGCTCGACCCAGCTCGGCCGGTACGGCACGGCCAGCAGCGGCATGTTGGCTTCCTGCGGGGTGCGGTTGCTCTTCTTCAGGTTGCACGCAAGGCAGGCGCTGACCACGTTCTCCCACTCGTCCTTGCCGCGCTTGGAAATCGGCAGCACATGGTCGCGGGTGAGCTCGGCGCGGACGAAGTGCTCGCCGCAATACAGGCAGATGTGGCGGTCGCGGGCAAACAGCGCGGTGTTGGTCAGTGCCGGTGCCGGGTCGATCGCATGCTCGCGGCAGTGGCCGGTGCTGGCGATGATCGGGTGCAGTTGCAGCAGGCTCTGCGCGCCGAGCACGCGGTTGTGGCCCCCGTGCACGGTGAGGCAGGGGTCGCCCAGGGTCCAGGCGACCGCGTCACGGACGTACAGGCAAACCGCCTCCTGCCAGCTGATCCAGTCGAGGATGCGGCCGGCGGCGTCCAGTGACAATACGCGGGTCGCATTGAGATCGGCCCGACTTGGCACTTCCATCAGCATGTAAATCGTCCTTCAGCCAGGGGCTTCGAAAGAGCGTTCAGGCAATGCAGGGTGCTTGTCTGGAGCCAGCATAGAACAATTTCGTTGCAATTCGCATGCAAATGGGGCAGCAGCCCCCTGGCGGGGCAGTCGCCGTTGCGGATAAGCACTGATATGATTGCCAGTCAACACAGACCCGACGCCGGGTTTGGTAGGGGCGCTTGGTGGTGACCCGGCACGGCGGTGGGCAGAGGTGGACAACGTGGCTGAAGTTCTTTTCTACGAGCATCCGGTACCGCTCAACCGTGTCGAGCACAAAGACCTGCGCATGAAGGCCGTGCCGAACGTCAAGTTCGCCATGAACGCGCATTCCGTGCCGCTGACCGGCGTCGAGTTCGGCATCGCCGCGCGCGACCTGCTGATCGTGTTCGCCGGTACCAGCGTCACCGACGCCGGCCCGGTGGCCCTGCTCGGCCTGCGCCAGAACGAAAATCTGTACGTCGACGCCGACGGCCAGTGGTCGCCGGACACCTATGTCCCGGCCTTCGTGCGCCGCTACCCGTTCGTGCTGGCCGAGAAGCCGGCGGGGCAGGAAGGCGACGACTTCACCGTGTTCCTCGACGAGCGTTACGAGGGCTTCAACGCGACCGAAGGCCAGCGCCTGTTCAAGGAAGACGGCACCGACAGCGAGCTGCTGGCCAATGCCGTGGGCTTCCTCGGCGATTTCCAGCAGAACGTGACGCGCACCAAGTGGTTCATGGAGCAGCTGAACAAGCACGGCCTGCTGGAGCCGCGCAACGTGCAGTTGCAGAAGGAAGGCAAGGACGGCCAGCAGGGCAAGTCGATCAATCTCAACGGCCTGTTCGTGGTCAACGAGGAGAAGCTGCGTACGCTGGACGAGAAGACTTGCCAGGAGTTCCTGCGCGAGGGCGTGCTCGGCTGGATCTACGCGCACCTGCTGTCGCTGACCAATATCGACCGCCTGGCCCGTCGGCTGGACGTGCGCGAGCAGGCCGAGGCGGCTGCCGGCGCGGTCACGAACTGATCGTTCCATTCCGCCGATCGCAAGGAAGCCGCCCTCGGGCGGCTTCTTTCGTTGGCGCGTTCAGCGGACCGGCTTGGCCAGCCGCAGCAGGTCGGGTGTGTAGCCGGAGGCTTCGTACAGGGCGCGGGCGCGCTCGTTGCCGGGGAACACCGCCAGCGTCACCAGCTGGCATTGATGCTCGCGTGCCCAGGTCTCGGCGTGCGCCAGCAGCGCCTTGCCGACGCCACGCCCCTCGTGCTGCGGCGCCACCGCAATGTCGGAGATATGGCAATTGCTGCGCCCGGTGAAGAAGTCCGCGGTGCGCTGCAGGTGGATGAAACCGGCCCGTTCGCCGTCTTCGTCCTCGGCCACGAACAGGTAGCTGTTCGCCGGCTGGTCCTCAAGATGGCGCAGCAGGTCGTTGCGGATGCCCTCGATGCATTCGTGGCGGCGCCGCCATGGCGGCAGCGTGAAATCCACGAAACGCGGCACCTGATCGAGGATGAAATCGTCGTCGTCTTCTTCGGCCAGGCGAATCAGCAGGGACATGTCGGTCATGAGGATCGACTCAGTGGCTGGGTGACGGTGCCGTTTCTACACCTTGCATGGTGGCTGCGGTAGTCCCTGCCGGCACGTGTATATTTTGCGGAGCGCGACAAGGGCCGGGGCGATACGTCGGCCTCGTCTTGCCGAACGGCATCCACGCAAGGAAATCGCCCATGTCGACCACCCGCCGCCTCCACATCCAGCCTGCCGGGGATCCCGTGCTCGCGCAGGGCATGCGCGACATCCACGACGACTTGAAGCTGCCGTCGGCGTTCCCGCCGGAAGTCGAGGCAGCCGCGGCGCAGGCGGCCGCGAACCCGCGGCTGCCGGAGCTGGATCGCAGCGACATCGCCCTGGTGACCATCGACCCGCCCGGCTCGATGGACCTGGACCAGGCGATGCATGTCGAACGCACCGATGGCGGCTATCGGGTGTGCTACGCGATTGCCGACGTCGCCGCCTTCGTCAGCGCCGGCGACCCGGTCGACCTGGAGGCGAACCGGCGCGGCGAGACGCTGTACGGCGCGGACGCGAAGATCCCGCTGCACCCGAAGGTGCTGTCCGAAGGTGCCGCCTCGCTGCTGCCCGGCCAGTTGCGGCCGGCGCTGTTGTGGACGATCGATCTGGACCAGACCGGCGAAGGCATCGCCGTCGACGTGCGGCGCGCGAAGGTCAGCAGCCGCGCCCGGCTCGACTACGCCGGCATGCAGCAACGCATCGACGCGGGCACGGCCGACCCGATGTGGGCGGTGTTGCGCGAGATCGGCGAGTTGCGCCGGCAGCGCGAGTTCGCCCGCGGCGGCGTCAGCCTGCCGCTGCCGGAGCAGGAAGTCAGCGTCGTCGATGGCCGCTGGAGGCTGGCGTTTCGCGCGCGCCTGCCGATCGAGGACTGGAACGAGCAGATCTCGCTGCTCACCGGGATGGCCGCGGCGCACCTGATGGTGCAGGCGAAGGTCGGCCTGCTGCGCACCCTGCCGCCGGCCGATCCGCGCGCGATCGAGCGCTTGCGCGTCACCGCGCGGGCACTCGGCATCAGCTGGCCGCCCGGGCTGGATTATCCCGGCTTCATCCGTTCGCTGGATCCGTCGAACGACGTGCATGTGGCGATGCTGACCGCCTGCACCAGCGTGCTGCGCGGGGCCGGCTATGCGGCGTTCGACGGCGCGCTGCCCGCGCAGCCGATGCACTCGGCGCTGGCTGCGCAATACACCCACGCCACCGCGCCGCTGCGCCGGCTGGTCGATCGCTACACCGGCGAGATCTGCGTGGCGCTGTGCGCGAAGCAGCCGATACCGGCGTGGGCGCTGGCCGCGCTGCCGGGCCTGCCGGCCACCATGCAGGTCTCCGGCCATCGCGCCGGCCAGTACGAAAGCGCCGTGCTCAACCTGGCCGAAGCCGCCGTGCTGGCCCCGCGCGTGGGCGAAGTCTTCAACGGCGCGATCGTCGAGGTGGCCCATGACGATCCGGGCAAGGGCACGGTCATCGTGCGCGACCCGGCGATCGAGGCCAGCGTATCCGGCAGCGCGAGTCTTCCGCTCGGTGCCGACGTCAGGGTGAGCCTGGTCGAGGCCGATCCGGTTCGGCGGGTGACGCGTTTCGAGCTGGCTGGTTAGCCGGAGTCTCCGCGCAAGTCACGGCGAGCGGCTGCGAATCGCGCGCGAGAAATCGTCTACCGCCTTGCTGTTTCTCGCCCGTTCGGTGATCCGGCCGCGTTGACGCAGGACGTCGACCGGCACGCTGCGATCCACCGCGCCCACCTTGTGCAGGTATTCCGGCAAGTAGCCGGTCAGCAGCAGGCGGATGTCGTGCGGCAGGCCCGGATCGATCTGCCGGGCCATACGGTAGACGATCGTGGTGCAGTTCGAGGTGATCGTGTTGTAGAACTTCGGTGTCACCGCCATCTTGTTGGCGGCGTGCACGTAGGAGAGGAACAGCGCGCGCATGGCCGCCTTGTCCATGCGCAGGGGATACAGGTAGTCGTCCTCGCCGCGCACATTGGTGCGCACGCGGATGATGTCGTGTTCGTCGGCGGCTACCAGCACCGTCTCGAACTGCTTGAAGAAGCCGCCGATCGGCGAGTACTGCTCGCCGCGTTCGCGGCGGATCTCCACCGAGAACACCACGTGGCTGCCGTCGTCGAAGCCGAACGAGATCATCGCGTGGGCGATCGCCTGGCTGCCCCAGTACGACAGCACCGCGTCGGCCGAGGCGAGGCGGTCCAGGTCGTAATGGCGGGTCTCCCAGTGCACGTCGTAGTCGTCGTCACTGCGCCAGTCGAAGTCGCGCACGTTGTCGAGGGTCACCTCGCTGCCGTTCACCATGCCGGTGAACTGGCGCGAAACGTCGTCGGCCCAGATCCGCGTGCCGGATGGCGCGATGCTCGCCCACCACAGCAGCAGCAGCGCGTACATCGCCGCGTAGACACCCAGCGGAAGCCAGCTGCGGCGGGCGGTTGCGATGGCGACAAGGGCGATCACGGCAAGTGCCCACAGCACGCCGCCGAGTGTGCGCACGGTCGCGTTGCCGGGCAGCTGGTACCACAGCGCCATGGCGCCCCACGCACCGGAGACGAAGGTGGCGAGTGACACCGCCGCGATGAGCGCCGCCCTGCCGATCATTCCGTGCGCCTTTGCCATCTCGTTCCCGGGCATCCGTCCATGGCACAAGCGTGCGGCTTTGGCCGTGGCATGGCAATGCCGGGGCCTCGACGTGGTGGTTACAATCCCCGCACCACCCGCCCGGGCCATGACGCCGATGAGAGCACGCCGATGATGACCGGAACCTGCGCCCGGGTCGCGCGTTGCATCGCCATCATCGGGCTGCTCGGCCTCAATGCCTGCGCGATGGTCGGGGTGAGCCGCGTCAAGACCAACGACTATGCCAACCAGCGGCGCGCCGATGTGATCGGTACCAACCGCCTGAGCGACCGCACCGTGCAGTCGCTCAACGT from Rhodanobacter soli includes:
- a CDS encoding HNH endonuclease: MLMEVPSRADLNATRVLSLDAAGRILDWISWQEAVCLYVRDAVAWTLGDPCLTVHGGHNRVLGAQSLLQLHPIIASTGHCREHAIDPAPALTNTALFARDRHICLYCGEHFVRAELTRDHVLPISKRGKDEWENVVSACLACNLKKSNRTPQEANMPLLAVPYRPSWVEHLILSNRNILADQMEFLVSRLPRDRRSMSMTAPVAA
- a CDS encoding GNAT family N-acetyltransferase; the protein is MTDMSLLIRLAEEDDDDFILDQVPRFVDFTLPPWRRRHECIEGIRNDLLRHLEDQPANSYLFVAEDEDGERAGFIHLQRTADFFTGRSNCHISDIAVAPQHEGRGVGKALLAHAETWAREHQCQLVTLAVFPGNERARALYEASGYTPDLLRLAKPVR
- a CDS encoding RNB domain-containing ribonuclease — protein: MSTTRRLHIQPAGDPVLAQGMRDIHDDLKLPSAFPPEVEAAAAQAAANPRLPELDRSDIALVTIDPPGSMDLDQAMHVERTDGGYRVCYAIADVAAFVSAGDPVDLEANRRGETLYGADAKIPLHPKVLSEGAASLLPGQLRPALLWTIDLDQTGEGIAVDVRRAKVSSRARLDYAGMQQRIDAGTADPMWAVLREIGELRRQREFARGGVSLPLPEQEVSVVDGRWRLAFRARLPIEDWNEQISLLTGMAAAHLMVQAKVGLLRTLPPADPRAIERLRVTARALGISWPPGLDYPGFIRSLDPSNDVHVAMLTACTSVLRGAGYAAFDGALPAQPMHSALAAQYTHATAPLRRLVDRYTGEICVALCAKQPIPAWALAALPGLPATMQVSGHRAGQYESAVLNLAEAAVLAPRVGEVFNGAIVEVAHDDPGKGTVIVRDPAIEASVSGSASLPLGADVRVSLVEADPVRRVTRFELAG
- a CDS encoding Lnb N-terminal periplasmic domain-containing protein, whose product is MAKAHGMIGRAALIAAVSLATFVSGAWGAMALWYQLPGNATVRTLGGVLWALAVIALVAIATARRSWLPLGVYAAMYALLLLWWASIAPSGTRIWADDVSRQFTGMVNGSEVTLDNVRDFDWRSDDDYDVHWETRHYDLDRLASADAVLSYWGSQAIAHAMISFGFDDGSHVVFSVEIRRERGEQYSPIGGFFKQFETVLVAADEHDIIRVRTNVRGEDDYLYPLRMDKAAMRALFLSYVHAANKMAVTPKFYNTITSNCTTIVYRMARQIDPGLPHDIRLLLTGYLPEYLHKVGAVDRSVPVDVLRQRGRITERARNSKAVDDFSRAIRSRSP
- a CDS encoding SapC family protein, whose protein sequence is MAEVLFYEHPVPLNRVEHKDLRMKAVPNVKFAMNAHSVPLTGVEFGIAARDLLIVFAGTSVTDAGPVALLGLRQNENLYVDADGQWSPDTYVPAFVRRYPFVLAEKPAGQEGDDFTVFLDERYEGFNATEGQRLFKEDGTDSELLANAVGFLGDFQQNVTRTKWFMEQLNKHGLLEPRNVQLQKEGKDGQQGKSINLNGLFVVNEEKLRTLDEKTCQEFLREGVLGWIYAHLLSLTNIDRLARRLDVREQAEAAAGAVTN